A DNA window from Eremothecium cymbalariae DBVPG#7215 chromosome 3, complete sequence contains the following coding sequences:
- the RPP1 gene encoding RNA-binding RNA processing protein RPP1 (similar to Ashbya gossypii AAL046C), with amino-acid sequence MLVDLNVPWPQKSYEVKPTALEIDQLKKTLITLHTLGYTHVVLNFTVPHNTKFPKDNGQLNPIKVSLLQDVISLTRIKIYTRITVVVDDPSKGQSLTKVSSQFDIVAAMPISEKGLTLATTNLDIDLLTFEYGNRLPAFLKHKNICSCVNGGVKLEIVYANALRDMQTKRQFIINAKNVIRASRSRGIVVSSGAESPLECRNVLGVSSVIKFMGLRSDRCSKAMTELASLVLLNGRLRNKSHKQTVVVGGAGNTDIVNDVLGIDSKSLIKVVKRRRSQEGDPFNSDHTDHTEDHSCMKATKKTRHMT; translated from the coding sequence ATGTTAGTAGACTTAAATGTACCGTGGCCTCAAAAGTCCTACGAGGTCAAGCCGACAGCGCTTGAAATCGATCAGTTAAAAAAGACCTTAATAACTCTGCATACACTGGGATATACTCATGTTGTACTTAACTTCACAGTGCCACATAATACCAAATTTCCTAAAGATAATGGGCAACTAAACCCGATTAAAGTTAGTCTATTACAAGATGTGATTTCATTGACCAGGATCAAGATATACACAAGAATTACAGTGGTGGTTGACGATCCATCTAAAGGTCAATCTTTAACGAAGGTCTCATCACAATTTGACATTGTAGCTGCAATGCCTATCAGTGAGAAGGGCCTCACACTAGCAACCACCAACCTCGATATCGATTTACTCACCTTTGAATATGGTAACAGACTGCCTGCATTTTTGAAGCACAAGAACATATGTAGCTGCGTAAACGGTGGGGTGAAGTTGGAAATTGTTTATGCAAATGCTCTCAGAGACATGCAGACCAAAAGACAATTCATCATAAATGCTAAGAATGTGATCCGGGCATCTAGATCTCGAGGGATTGTCGTTAGCAGCGGCGCAGAATCTCCCTTGGAATGCAGGAACGTACTCGGCGTGTCCAGCGTTATCAAGTTCATGGGATTAAGGAGTGACAGATGCAGTAAAGCGATGACTGAACTTGCCAGTCTTGTTTTACTAAACGGCAGACTCAGAAACAAGAGTCATAAACAAACTGTCGTGGTGGGGGGTGCAGGTAACACTGACATCGTCAACGATGTTCTAGGGATAGACAGCAAAAGTCTTATTAAGGTCGTAAAACGCCGTCGCAGTCAAGAGGGAGACCCTTTCAACAGCGATCACACCGACCATACCGAGGACCACTCTTGCATGAAAGCAACCAAGAAGACTAGACACATGACATAG
- the SUM1 gene encoding Sum1p (similar to Ashbya gossypii AAL045C), producing the protein MESSATAAIVGSSPEATSRGLSSIGNELKLQSEAISALTDKLKELESILPENDDTVSQTINTLTFTVKNLAHNQRALETKLDDLLKNQINTDVAINEISGRLESLMGIFNNNGSNLGLVVNHQASSSSMSGHQSVPSTSRGPGRPKKNQTFVTTNLPNGASYSRIQLPMNNINIPKSRRHFTDPNQASLKKEASSTQLAVQEPTPQPPRRRGRPPKNRKNIASAAANMANVSTAVVTNNNSNNSNGGSSLKRDGSDLDQEIEEASKRLEHQEPSTRGRRSSALSSASANSIRENKRRSTRARRQKNFYDEESEESENISNSEGDSHESDDDKDESEHSHDDALYEEVSGKRAYHRAHKIKDKEKVKTEEEDDDDISESPGAVSKTRRQIELERRRDPREKMLVSMKYSDREKAKSFMESNKDLLKAMKEEERKKRMTAINYEPIFNNSLQQTIRQVQNSAAGIPPPLSSSTQIPLPQSSDSNRTITADASTLSIPNSEPRRMGILSMLNSHEPSLNHSTNGQQADAPSGLATSTTPVKSPSANKRGMTETDSLINTPIKRSKNSPSSSTTSTTAAPSAPASGYTASYTTMTTTMTPSSDINKNNTQVSVRGRPSNATNGSDNSAALLMASPIELVCKDGYFYRRNDLTTAITTGNYLGMKFKNKEEELIKMTMHEEDYAELTRQDRINAYFMKPDIDVETEYACQVLSNVTLTEKYVNSLEYFLMEFRWENRLVSLGLKLRESKRTWQRRKALFALFEFWRDKSREKRGFPNFTILHAVKEMENYRVFINRSVSWFYNHITLLKMILFDLCDNTDTQWREWMFPKGCSIPAENGDVSGITKYNINQFIDSMLTLDFLEDGTENLHTKSSAA; encoded by the coding sequence GTATTGGGAATGAGCTAAAGCTGCAATCCGAGGCGATATCGGCGCTTACTGATAAGTTGAAAGAACTGGAGTCTATATTGCCAGAGAATGACGATACCGTATCACAAACAATTAACACCTTGACATTCACGGTCAAAAATCTGGCCCACAACCAAAGAGCCCTAGAGACAAAATTAGATGATTTGCtgaaaaatcaaatcaaTACAGATGTTGCAATAAATGAAATCTCTGGAAGATTGGAGAGTCTAATGGgcatcttcaacaataacGGTTCTAATCTTGGACTGGTTGTCAATCATCAGgcatcatcttcatcgaTGTCGGGTCATCAAAGTGTTCCATCCACATCAAGAGGCCCTGGTAGACCTAAAAAGAACCAAACATTTGTCACTACAAATTTACCGAATGGAGCTTCGTATTCTAGAATTCAGTTACCTATGAACAATATCAACATTCCAAAGAGTAGGCGACACTTTACAGACCCAAACCAGGCatctttgaaaaaggagGCCAGTTCTACACAGTTGGCAGTGCAGGAACCTACCCCTCAACCACCAAGGAGGAGAGGTAGGCCCCCAAAAAATAGAAAGAACATTGCTAGCGCTGCCGCTAACATGGCTAACGTCAGTACGGCGGTAGTaaccaataataatagtaataatagtaacGGCGGTAGTTCCTTGAAAAGAGACGGGTCAGATTTAGATCAAGAAATCGAGGAAGCTTCCAAGAGGTTAGAACACCAAGAGCCTTCTACGAGAGGTCGTAGATCTTCTGCATTATCTTCAGCTTCAGCTAATTCGATAagagaaaataaaagaaggTCCACAAGGGCCAGACGTCAAAAGAATTtttatgatgaagaatctgAGGAGTCGGAGAATATTAGCAATAGTGAAGGAGATTCTCATGAatcagatgatgataaagatgaaagCGAACACAGTCATGATGATGCTCTGtatgaagaagtttcagGCAAAAGAGCCTATCACAGAGCTCACAAAATTAAAGATAAGGAAAAAGTCAAAACTGAGGAAGAGGACGACGACGACATTTCAGAAAGTCCTGGTGCGGTAAGTAAGACAAGAAGGCAGATTGAACTGGAACGTAGACGTGATCCTCGTGAAAAAATGCTGGTATCTATGAAATACAGCGATCGTGAGAAAGCCAAATCGTTTATGGAATCAAACAAGGATTTACTGAAAGCTatgaaagaagaagaaaggaaGAAACGAATGACTGCTATAAATTATGAACCcatatttaataattcgTTGCAACAGACGATACGTCAAGTCCAAAATAGTGCTGCTGGTATACCACCcccattatcatcatctacCCAGATACCATTACCACAAAGTTCTGATTCAAATAGAACTATCACTGCAGATGCTAGTACTCTTTCTATTCCAAATTCGGAACCACGCAGGATGGGTATTCTATCTATGCTAAATTCTCACGAGCCTTCTTTGAACCACTCCACCAATGGTCAGCAGGCAGATGCTCCTAGCGGTCTAGCTACTTCAACCACACCAGTGAAATCTCCATCAGCCAATAAAAGGGGTATGACTGAAACAGACTCTCTTATTAATACTCCTATAAAACGATCCAAGAATTCTCCTTCTAGTAGCACAACTAGCACCACAGCCGCACCTTCTGCTCCCGCGTCAGGATACACGGCTAGTTATACAACGATGACTACCACGATGACACCATCTTCGGACATAAACAAGAATAATACACAGGTATCTGTTCGGGGACGGCCTTCTAACGCAACAAACGGATCTGACAATTCTGCAGCGTTGTTAATGGCTTCGCCAATAGAACTGGTCTGTAAAGatggatatttttatcGTCGCAATGATTTAACCACAGCAATAACAACTGGTAATTATTTAGGAATGAAATTCAAGAATAAAGAAGAGGAACTAATTAAGATGACGATGCATGAGGAAGACTATGCAGAATTAACTAGGCAGGATCGCATCAATGCATATTTCATGAAGCCGGACATTGATGTTGAAACTGAGTATGCATGCCAAGTCCTATCCAATGTTACTCTGACTGAAAAATATGTCAACAGTTTGGAGTATTTTTTGATGGAATTTCGCTGGGAAAACCGATTGGTGAGCCTTGGTTTGAAATTGCGCGAGTCTAAAAGAACTTGGCAAAGGCGCAAGGCCTTATTTGCATTATTTGAATTCTGGAGGGATAAATCTAGGGAAAAAAGAGGATTTCCAAATTTTACCATTTTGCACGCAGTTAAGGAAATGGAAAACTACAGAGTTTTTATTAATAGATCAGTATCGTGGTTTTATAACCATATCActttgttgaaaatgatattatttgatCTTTGCGACAACACGGACACCCAATGGCGGGAGTGGATGTTTCCAAAGGGTTGTTCTATACCCGCAGAAAATGGTGACGTTAGTGGTATCACTAAATATAACATCAACCAATTTATTGATAGTATGTTAACCCTAGACTTCTTGGAAGATGGTACCGAAAACCTACATACGAAGAGTTCAGCCGcttga